A DNA window from Clostridia bacterium contains the following coding sequences:
- a CDS encoding PadR family transcriptional regulator: MIPLYILGLLQRFGPQHGYQIKKTMAEELSDFTQIKLPAIYYHLGKMKNDDLLSAGSGQPGEGPRKTVYAITPKGIDSFQSMLAGLLDFSYRPSFPSDSVFYFSDCLDLSDIANGLEAYADNLRKTIGSIQMHRKETLAFVPAEVTTMVNIIFSHHERHYQAELDWATEALSRLDRGGASDGKAKGH, translated from the coding sequence ATGATACCGCTGTACATTCTGGGCTTGCTGCAAAGGTTTGGGCCGCAGCATGGCTATCAGATCAAGAAAACAATGGCCGAGGAGCTCTCCGATTTTACCCAGATCAAGCTGCCCGCTATTTACTATCATCTTGGGAAAATGAAGAACGACGATCTGCTCAGCGCCGGCAGCGGACAACCGGGCGAAGGGCCAAGAAAAACCGTGTACGCGATCACCCCAAAAGGTATTGACAGCTTTCAAAGCATGCTCGCAGGTCTGCTTGATTTCAGTTACCGTCCTTCCTTCCCTTCCGACAGTGTCTTCTATTTCTCGGATTGTCTAGACCTCTCTGACATAGCCAATGGATTGGAAGCATATGCCGACAACCTGAGGAAGACGATAGGTTCGATTCAAATGCACAGAAAGGAGACCTTGGCGTTCGTTCCTGCGGAAGTGACGACGATGGTCAACATCATATTCAGCCATCACGAACGTCATTATCAAGCCGAGCTGGATTGGGCGACAGAGGCTTTGAGCCGTTTGGATAGAGGAGGCGCCAGCGATGGTAAAGCCAAGGGTCATTGA
- a CDS encoding methyltransferase domain-containing protein, whose amino-acid sequence MVKPRVIETNEGIQGELTVEIFNRFAQTMRDKGWNNVDSILGAGITGGNVLEIGPGPGYVGLEWLKRSPGATLTGCEISSKMIRLAERNARDYGYEARTTYIEGNCMQMPFLDGSFDAVFSSGSLHEWEDPVRAFNEVYRVLKLGGRFCIADLRRDVGPVAKWLVYFSTSPKEIRPGLLTSLNASYTIGELKGILSRSPLKSADVLKEFFGLCIRGSKQ is encoded by the coding sequence ATGGTAAAGCCAAGGGTCATTGAGACAAATGAGGGCATACAGGGTGAACTGACCGTAGAGATCTTCAACAGATTTGCACAGACCATGCGCGATAAAGGCTGGAACAATGTTGATAGCATTCTGGGCGCAGGGATTACAGGCGGGAATGTGCTCGAGATCGGCCCAGGCCCAGGATATGTCGGGCTGGAGTGGCTGAAGAGATCACCTGGTGCAACGCTTACCGGCTGTGAAATAAGCAGTAAGATGATAAGGCTGGCTGAGAGGAATGCAAGAGATTACGGATACGAAGCAAGAACCACCTACATTGAAGGCAACTGCATGCAAATGCCGTTTCTGGATGGATCCTTCGATGCCGTCTTTTCCAGCGGATCGCTTCACGAGTGGGAGGATCCTGTCAGGGCATTCAATGAGGTATATAGAGTGCTAAAGCTGGGAGGGCGCTTCTGCATAGCCGATTTGAGACGGGATGTCGGCCCGGTGGCGAAATGGCTTGTCTATTTCTCCACCAGTCCGAAAGAGATCCGCCCCGGACTCTTAACCTCCCTGAATGCCTCATACACAATCGGGGAGCTGAAGGGCATTCTCAGCCGGTCTCCACTGAAGAGCGCCGATGTACTAAAGGAGTTTTTCGGGCTGTGCATAAGAGGCAGCAAACAATAG
- a CDS encoding RQC-minor-1 family DNA-binding protein yields MSRRRDRAQFRVDPGDAKDLPECEIAAILKGADNLIARGGRTMLTKVLKGSRERKVLELGLDQSPVYGYYSSLSQADVLARIDRVIHSGCLGIIYEGRLPVLVYTEEG; encoded by the coding sequence ATGAGTCGGCGCAGGGATAGAGCGCAGTTTCGTGTTGACCCGGGCGATGCCAAGGATCTTCCCGAATGCGAGATCGCGGCCATCTTGAAGGGAGCGGACAACCTGATCGCGCGAGGCGGTCGGACGATGCTGACGAAGGTTCTCAAAGGATCGCGGGAGAGAAAGGTCCTCGAGCTTGGTCTCGATCAAAGCCCAGTGTATGGCTATTACTCGAGCCTGTCGCAGGCTGACGTCCTGGCGCGAATTGACCGGGTGATTCACAGCGGCTGCCTTGGCATCATATACGAGGGCCGATTGCCGGTGTTGGTCTACACGGAAGAGGGATGA